From one Solanum stenotomum isolate F172 chromosome 12, ASM1918654v1, whole genome shotgun sequence genomic stretch:
- the LOC125849079 gene encoding uncharacterized protein LOC125849079, translating into MRTMASSASSRGIAAIVGVGPNLGRSIARKFAHEGYTVAILARDLDRLSRFADEIAREEKAQVFAIRIDCSDLRSVREAFEGVLSLGFVEVLVYNAYQPVSWNPTNFTDIKVEQFEKSIAVSSVGAFHCAQQVVPGMVERGRGTILFSGCSASLNGIAGYSELCCGKFAMRGLSECLAREFQPLGIHVAHVIIHGIVGAPRGAILSNSQQSVRRDGLMDPDALAQTYWYLHIQDRSAWTQEIDLHPFNQRDM; encoded by the exons ATGCGGACCATGGCGAGTTCCGCCTCATCCAGAGGCATAGCCGCCATTGTGGGCGTTGGGCCTAATCTTGGACGCTCCATCGCTCGCAAGTTCGCCCATGAAGGTTATACAGTTGCTATTCTAGCCCGTGACTTGG ATAGATTATCTAGATTTGCTGATGAGATAGCGAGGGAAGAGAAGGCGCAGGTATTTGCTATCCGAATAGATTGCTCCGATTTACGAAGCGTAAGAGAGGCATTTGAGGGAGTTCTATCACTGGGTTTTGTGGAAGTCTTGGTTTACAATGCATATCAGCCAGTATCTTGGAATCCCACTAATTTCACCGACATTAAAGTCGAACAATTTGAAAAATCTATCGCCGTCTCCTCCGTCGGCGCCTTCCACTGCGCTCAACAG gtAGTACCAGGAATGGTGGAAAGAGGAAGAGGGACGATTCTGTTTAGTGGTTGCTCAGCTTCTCTTAATGGCATTGCCGGCTACTCCGAATTAT GCTGTGGAAAGTTTGCAATGAGAGGGTTATCCGAATGCCTGGCAAGAGAGTTCCAGCCACTTGGAATACACGTGGCACATGTCATCATCCACGGCATCGTCGGCGCACCTCG GGGGGCAATCCTATCCAATTCACAGCAAAGCGTACGAAGGGATGGATTGATGGACCCGGACGCGCTTGCCCAGACCTACTGGTACTTGCACATTCAAGATAGATCTGCTTGGACCCAAGAGATTGATCTTCATCCTTTCAACCAAAGAGATATGTAG
- the LOC125849075 gene encoding zinc finger CCCH domain-containing protein 62, whose amino-acid sequence MERSKAKRSIIEISSSSEKENGDEEGGGESSEESVQLLESDDDFDAASTDDFDSSASSESNGDSEEESQEHDDDDIQEEGEESGSDRVLRLLQGGGELRELRAGLGKLMLMDYKAYLRSNGLRLSGTKEECIQRIIEHWRIKDGNGQRQYPRSSFTINCTGDVCKGDVVLFKQKVYKNFDKMARGGEQLGKRTIAGRIVKESYGAAKQQHTFTVEVLWSLGVKQLPPLFPLLVKGRNLYKLNTFRQKWKDEEERLEVLAEKHKRGDAARFIRATRKSKSTKPSTKPTKASSKNKGNKLQKLDHHRRPSEMMRTSNVKKHYYSIDECGKAMAGSKRTKNHQRKPHPPGRLNLAESRNSRPPMRNPNFVSAIRETSLHFNYPPANNFRHFESDSCSQRVPYSYSSYWGSAPRSHLSSYSSYTLPAPEDQQYGHGSDPNSSYTRHVSQSSNYPHYPGMVGTHGSSSSFPFVNYERRWNL is encoded by the exons ATGGAAAGGAGTAAAGCAAAACGCAGTATCATTGAGATTTCCTCTTCTTCCGAAAAAGAAAATGGTGatgaagaaggaggaggagaaagTTCAGAAGAATCAGTACAATTATTAGAATCGGATGACGATTTTGATGCCGCAAGTACAGATGATTTTGACTCCTCCGCCTCAAG CGAGAGCAACGGTGATTCCGAAGAGGAGTCTCAAGAACATGATGATGACGATATCCAAGAGGAAGGTGAGGAATCGGGTAGCGATAGAGTGCTTCGGCTTCTCCAAG GTGGTGGAGAATTGAGGGAGCTAAGGGCAGGATTGGGGAAGTTGATGTTGATGGACTATAAAGCATATTTGCGATCAAATGGGTTGAGGTTATCAGGTACAAAAGAAGAATGTATACAGAGGATCATAGAGCACTGGAG GATTAAAGATGGAAATGGTCAAAGACAATATCCCAGATCATCTTTTACCATAAACTGCACCG GTGACGTATGTAAAGGAGATGTTGTATTATTCAAACAGAAAGTGTACAAGAA TTTTGACAAGATGGCAAGAGGTGGAGAACAATTAGGGaagagaaccattgctggtagGATTGTCAAGGAGAGCTATGGCGCAGCCAAACAGCAGCATACCTTTACG GTTGAGGTGTTATGGAGCCTAGGGGTTAAACAATTACCTCCACTTTTTCCATTGCTTGTGAAGGGACGAAACCTTTATAAATTGAACACTTTCAGACAG AAATGGAAGGATGAAGAGGAAAGACTAGAAGTGCTCGCAGAGAAGCACAAACGTGGAGATGCAGCAAGATTTATTAGAgcaacaagaaaatcaaaatcaacaaaGCCGTCAACAAAGCCGACAAAAGCATCCTCTAAAAATAAAG GTAACAAGCTCCAGAAACTTGATCATCATAGGAGGCCAAGCGAAATGATGCGGACAAGCAATGTAAAGaaacattattattctattgatgaatgtgGGAAAGCAATGGCAGGAAGTAAAAGAACGAAAAACCACCAGCGAAAGCCTCATCCACCAGGAAGATTGAATTTGGCAGAGTCCAGAAACAGTAGACCCCCTATGAGGAATCCAAACTTTGTGTCTGCCATTAGAGAGACCTCATTGCATTTCAATTATCCTCCAGCAAATAATTTCCGCCATTTTGAATCAGATTCTTGCAGCCAAAGAGTACCATATTCTTATTCATCTTACTGGGGTTCAGCACCCAGATCACATTTAAGCTCTTACTCCTCTTATACTTTGCCTGCTCCAGAAGATCAGCAATATGGTCATGGAAGTGATCCAAATTCTTCATACACTAGGCATGTATCTCAGTCTAGCAATTATCCGCATTACCCTGGCATGGTGGGTACTCATGGATCATCCAGCTCATTCCCATTTGTAAACTATGAACGTAGATGGAACCTTTAG
- the LOC125849074 gene encoding CDPK-related kinase 5, with translation MGACTSRPSNYSDDSITVAGNRATLPVKATPNNNEDGNSHQQERTQKDEADVGKKSPFFPFYSPSPAHYLFSKKSPLRSPANASSNSTPRRFFKRPFPPPSPAKHIRAVLARRHGSVKPNESAIPEVNETEVGGGGGGGAGLDKSFGFSKNFGNKYELGEEVGRGHFGYTCKAKFKKGEVKGQEVAVKVIPKSKMTTAIAIEDVRREVKILRALTGHSNLVKFYDSYEDHTNVYIVMELCEGGELLDRILSRGGKYSEDDAKTVMIQILKVVAFCHLQGVVHRDLKPENFLFTSKDENAQLKAIDFGLSDFVKPDERLNDIVGSAYYVAPEVLHRSYSTEADVWSIGVIAYILLCGSRPFWARTESGIFRSVLKADPSFEEQPWPTLSSEAKDFVKRLLNKDPRKRMTAAQALGHPWIKNSHNIEVPLDILIFKLMKAYMRSSALRKAALRALSKTLTVDELFYLKEQFALLQPSKNGTISFDNVKTALMKHATDAMKEARIHDFLASLNALQYRRMDFEEFCAAALSVHQLEAFDRWEQHARCAYEIFEKEGNRAIMIEELASELGLSPSVPVHAVLHDWLRHTDGKLSFLGFAKLLHGVSSRSITKVQ, from the exons ATGGGTGCTTGCACTTCTAGACCCTCAAATTATTCCGACGACAGCATTACTGTCGCCGGCAACAGAGCTACACTTCCGGTGAAAGCTACTCCGAACAATAATGAGGACGGTAACAGTCATCAGCAAGAAAGGACGCAAAAGGACGAAGCTGATGTAGGTAAAAAGTCACCTTTTTTCCCTTTCTACAGTCCTAGTCCGGCGCATTATTTGTTCTCCAAGAAATCTCCGTTGAGATCTCCGGCGAATGCCAGCTCTAATTCTACTCCTCGAAGGTTTTTTAAACGGCCATTTCCTCCGCCGTCTCCGGCGAAACACATCCGTGCTGTGTTGGCTCGGCGACACGGCTCTGTGAAACCGAATGAGTCTGCGATTCCCGAAGTAAATGAAACGGAGGTTGGCGGCGGCGGTGGAGGCGGCGCGGGGCTTGATAAAAGTTTTGGATTTTCGAAGAATTTTGGGAACAAGTATGAGCTGGGAGAGGAAGTTGGAAGAGGGCATTTTGGATATACTTGTAAAGCTAAGTTCAAGAAAGGTGAGGTTAAAGGACAAGAAGTTGCTGTAAAAGTCATCCCCAAATCAAAG ATGACTACTGCAATAGCCATTGAGGATGTGAGAAGAGAGGTGAAGATATTAAGAGCTTTGACAGGACATAGCAATTTAGTAAAATTTTATGATTCATATGAAGACCACACCAATGTGTACATAGTCATGGA GCTGTGTGAAGGAGGTGAGCTTTTGGATAGAATACTCTCTAG AGGTGGAAAGTACTCAGAGGATGATGCAAAGACTGTAATGATACAAATACTGAAAGTTGTAGCATTTTGCCACCTTCAAGGTGTGGTTCACCGGGATCTTAAGCCAGAG AATTTCTTATTCACGTCTAAGGACGAAAATGCACAACTTAAAGCAATAGACTTTGGACTGTCTGATTTTGTGAAGCCAG ATGAAAGACTTAATGATATAGTTGGTAGTGCATATTATGTCGCGCCCGAGGTTCTACATAGATCTTATAGTACAGAGGCTGATGTTTGGAGTATAGGTGTCATAGCATATATCCTATTGTGTGGAAGCCGTCCTTTTTGGGCTCGAACAGAATCTGGGATATTTAGGTCTGTCCTCAAAGCTGATCCAAGTTTTGAAGAACAGCCTTGGCCTACATTATCTTCTGAGGCGAAAGACTTTGTGAAACGTCTATTGAATAAGGATCCCCGGAAAAGAATGACTGCAGCTCAGGCTTTGG GTCATCCATGGATAAAGAATAGTCACAACATAGAAGTGCCTTTGGATATTCTGATATTCAAACTGATGAAGGCTTACATGCGGTCCTCTGCTCTTAGGAAAGCTGCACTACGG GCTTTGTCAAAGACATTGACAGTAGATGAGCTATTCTATTTGAAGGAGCAGTTTGCACTGCTACAACCAAGCAAAAATGGCACCATAAGCTTCGACAATGTTAAAACG GCCCTGATGAAACATGCAACAGATGCAATGAAGGAAGCTCGCATCCATGATTTTCTTGCATCG CTTAATGCGCTGCAGTACAGGAGGATGGATTTTGAAGAATTTTGTGCAGCGGCATTAAGTGTTCATCAGCTTGAGGCTTTTGATCGGTGGGAACAACATGCACGTTGTGCCTATGAAATCTTTGAGAAGGAAGGCAATAGGGCCATTATGATAGAAGAATTAGCTTCG GAACTTGGTCTTAGCCCTTCGGTTCCTGTCCATGCTGTTCTACATGACTGGCTTAGGCACACTGACGGAAAGCTCAGTTTTCTTGGTTTTGCAAAGTTGTTGCATGGAGTGTCTAGCCGTTCAATTACAAAAGTTCAATGA
- the LOC125849076 gene encoding patatin-like protein 3 gives MGRMVLIAAAMTLFVTLQVLQAPLMVSAATKGKTVTILSIDGGGIRGVIPGTLLAFLESKLQELDGPNARLADYFDVVAGTSTGGLVTTMLTAPNKDNRPLYQAKDISNFYMEHGPQIFPQSRRNSFVRRVTNLFGGPKYDGKYLTTIINSILGNLTMKQTLTNTVIPTFDIKRLQPIIFSTADAKANLSKNAQLSDVCLSTSAAPTYFPVHSFETKDAQGKTRTFDLVDGGVAANNPTLMAITYVSKQIMTGNFQYEGMKNMDCKKMLVLSLGTGIGKQEEKYNATVASRWGMLGWVYNNGATPLIDIYGDASADMVDIHVSTMFQTLGSEKNYIRIQDDNLTGEAASMDIATTENMETLVQIGNDLLKKPISRVNLETGRYEPVVGEGTNEAAIVRFAQLLSEERKLRIN, from the exons ATGGGGAGGATGGTTCTTATAGCTGCAGCTATGACTCTTTTTGTGACCCTTCAAGTTTTGCAAGCTCCATTAATGGTTTCTGCCGCTACCAAAGGAAAGACGGTAACTATTTTGAGTATCGATGGAGGTGGTATTAGAGGCGTTATTCCTGGCACCCTTCTTGCCTTCCTTGAATCCAAACTTCAG GAACTTGATGGACCAAATGCAAGACTTGCAGATTACTTCGATGTAGTAGCAGGAACAAGCACAGGCGGATTAGTAACAACTATGCTTACTGCTCCTAACAAGGATAATCGTCCTTTATATCAAGCAAAGGACATTTCCAATTTCTACATGGAACATGGCCCTCAAATTTTTCCTCAAAGCAG GCGTAACAGCTTTGTGAGAAGGGTCACAAATTTGTTTGGAGGACCAAAGTATGATGGCAAATACTTGACAACaattattaattcaatattAGGCAATCTTACAATGAAGCAAACGTTGACTAATACAGTCATACCTACTTTTGATATCAAACGTCTTCAACCAATTATCTTCAGTACTGCTGAT GCAAAAGCAAATCTCTCAAAGAATGCTCAATTATCAGACGTTTGCCTTAGTACCTCAGCCGCACCTACTTATTTCCCAGTGCACAGTTTTGAGACTAAGGATGCTCAAGGGAAAACACGTACGTTTGATCTTGTCGATGGAGGTGTAGCTGCAAATAATCCA ACCTTGATGGCAATAACATACGTTTCAAAACAAATCATGACGGGTAACTTTCAATACGAGGGTATGAAGAATATGGACTGCAAGAAAATGTTGGTTCTGTCGTTGGGCACGGGTATAGGCAAGCAGGAAGAGAAGTATAATGCTACAGTGGCTTCCAGATGGGGGATGTTAGGTTGGGTGTACAACAATGGTGCCACTCCTTTGATAGATATCTATGGTGATGCAAGTGCTGATATGGTAGACATACATGTTTCCACCATGTTTCAGACCCTTGGTAGTGAGAAGAACTACATCAGAATTCAG GATGACAATTTGACAGGGGAGGCTGCATCTATGGATATTGCAACAACAGAAAACATGGAGACACTAGTACAAATTGGTAATGATCTATTGAAGAAGCCAATTTCAAGGGTCAACTTAGAAACAGGCCGATACGAACCAGTTGTTGGGGAAGGCACCAACGAAGCTGCTATAGTCCGCTTTGCTCAGTTGCTTTCAGAGGAAAGGAAGCTCCGAATAAACTAA
- the LOC125849077 gene encoding peptidyl-prolyl cis-trans isomerase CYP40-like, producing the protein MANPRCYLDISLGGELEGRMVIELYKDIVPKTVENFRALCTGEKGIGPNTGVPLHFKGSCFHHVIRGFMLQGGDISAGNGSGGESIYGLTFEDENFKLKHERKGMLSMANSGPNTNGSQFFITASQTHVLDGKNVVFGRVIRGLGMIRVIEHIKTSENGFPDLPVIIEDCGEIPEGVDDGTTNFFKDGDTYPDWPIDLDVKPDEVAWWINVVDCIKAFGNEHFKKEDYKMAIRKYRKAVRYTDLCWEKEDIDEVKSEYLRKTKSQILANSSACKLKLGDLTGALIDANDAIYDGEDNVKAFYRQGQVYMAMNAIDAAAESFKKALQLEPNNGGIKKELAAAMKKIAYKLEQEKKGYAKMFQ; encoded by the exons atGGCGAATCCGAGATGCTATTTGGACATAAGCCTTGGTGGAGAGCTTGAAGGAAGAATGGTGATTGAACTTTACAAAGACATTGTTCCTAAAACCGTTGAAAATTTCAGGGCTCTTTGTACTGGTGAGAAAGGCATTGGCCCTAACACCGGTGTTCCCCTCCATTTCAAG GGTTCTTGTTTTCATCATGTCATCAGAGGCTTTATGTTACAAGGCGGGGACATTTCTGCTGGAAACGGCAGTGGTGGGGAATCAATTTATGGCTTGACatttgaagatgaaaattttaaactcaaaCATGAAAGAAAAGGGATGCTTTCTATGGCTAATTCTGGTCCAAATACAAATGGGTCTCAATTTTTCATCACTGCTTCTCAAACACATGTTCTAGATGGAAAGAATGTTGTATTTGGACGAGTAATCAGGGGTTTGGGGATGATTCGTGTAATTGAACATATTAAAACAAGTGAAAATGGTTTTCCTGATCTTCCTGTGATAATAGAGGACTGTGGAGAAATTCCAGAGGGTGTAGATGATGGCACAACTAACTTCTTTAAAGATGGTGATACTTACCCTGATTGGCCAATAGACCTTGACGTGAAACCAGACGAGGTTGCTTGGTGGATAAATGTTGTTGACTGTATCAAAGCCTTTGGCAATGAACATTTCAAG AAGGAAGACTATAAGATGGCTATCAGAAAGTACAGGAAGGCTGTTCGTTATACCGACTTATGCTGGGAAAAGGAAGACATTGATGAAG TAAAAAGCGAGTATTTGAGGAAGACAAAGTCCCAGATACTTGCAAATAGTTCT GCCTGTAAACTGAAGTTAGGAGATCTAACTGGAGCATTGATAGATGCTAATGATGCAATTTATGATGGAGAAGACAATGTCAAAGCTTTTTACCGCCAAGGCCAG GTATATATGGCAATGAATGCTATAGATGCAGCGGCTGAAAGTTTTAAGAAGGCGCTGCAGTTAGAGCCAAACAATG GGGGGATAAAGAAGGAGCTGGCTGCTGCAATGAAGAAG ATTGCTTATAAACTAGAGCAGGAGAAGAAGGGTTATGCTAAAATGTTTCAGTAA
- the LOC125849078 gene encoding peroxidase 10-like isoform X2: MFTLSAIMNMKSHMFLTYPLICFLFLSSFVYGQLDYKYYDTTCPSLTKIVRNGVWSAISNDTRMPASLLRLHFHDCFVNGCDGSILLDDTSTFTGEKNAFPNRNSARGYEVIDAIKANVEKACPSTVSCTDILTLAAREAIYLTRGPFWSVCLGRRDSLTASQNAANDQLPSPFEPLVNITAKFVSKGLDVKDVVVLSGAHTLGFAQCSTFKRRLFDFDGSGNPDPTLDSSLLGSLRSVCPNQKDSDSNLAPLDAVTINRFDNVYFKNLMNNSGLLESDQALMNDNTTAALVSNFSKYPYLFSKEFAASMVKLINIGVLTGQNGEIRKNCRVVN, translated from the exons ATGTTTACTTTATCTGCAATCATGAACATGAAAAGCCATATGTTTTTAACTTACCCTTTGATTTGCTTCTTGTTTCTCAGTTCCTTTGTGTATGGCCAGCTTGATTACAAATACTACGATACCACTTGTCCCAGCCTCACAAAAATCGTTAGAAATGGTGTCTGGTCTGCTATTTCTAATGACACCAGAATGCCTGCTTCTCTTTTGCGCCTGCACTTCCATGACTGTTTTGTCAAT GGATGCGACGGGTCAATTCTGCTTGATGATACGAGTACATTCACAGGAGAGAAGAATGCATTTCCTAATCGAAATTCAGCCAGAGGATATGAAGTCATTGATGCAATAAAAGCTAATGTGGAGAAAGCTTGTCCATCTACAGTTTCATGTACTGATATATTGACTCTAGCAGCTAGAGAAGCTATTTATCTT ACTAGAGGACCCTTTTGGTCAGTGTGCTTGGGACGTCGAGATAGTCTTACTGCAAGTCAGAATGCAGCTAATGATCAGCTTCCATCACCTTTCGAGCCCTTAGTAAACATTACTGCGAAATTTGTTTCTAAGGGTCTTGATGTAAAAGATGTTGTGGTGCtttcag GTGCCCACACCCTTGGATTTGCTCAATGTTCCACGTTCAAACGAAGGCTATTTGATTTTGATGGATCAGGCAATCCTGATCCAACACTGGATTCATCATTACTAGGCAGTCTGCGAAGCGTATGCCCCAACCAGAAAGATTCAGATTCCAACTTGGCTCCTCTGGATGCAGTCACAATTAACAGGTTTGACAATGTATATTTCAAGAACCTAATGAACAATTCGGGGCTTCTTGAGTCAGATCAAGCTCTCATGAATGACAATACGACTGCTGCACTGGTGTCAAACTTCAGCAAGTATCCATATCTTTTTTCCAAGGAGTTCGCCGCATCAATGGTAAAGCTGATCAATATAGGTGTGCTAACAGGACAAAATGGAGAAATCAGAAAGAACTGTAGGGTGGTGAATTAG